From Primulina huaijiensis isolate GDHJ02 chromosome 15, ASM1229523v2, whole genome shotgun sequence, one genomic window encodes:
- the LOC140959245 gene encoding pleiotropic drug resistance protein 1-like, with the protein MDIAANFYRTSSSFRASNASNHIRQQDDEEELKWAALEKLPTYDRLRKGLILGSKGGSVEVDVANLGFQERKDLLDRLLNAAEEEHEKFLLKLRDRIDRVGIELPTIEVRFEHLNIGAKVYTGSRALPTFLNSTLNMLEGILSYLHVLQTKKKHITILEDISGIIRPCRMTLLLGPPSSGKTTLLLALAGKLNSNLEFSGSMTYNGHGMDEFIPQKTAAYIGQHDVHIGEMTVRETLEFSVRCQGIGSRYEMLSELSRREKTANIKPDPDIDIFMKAASLEGQEVNIIPDYVLKVLGLEVCADIMVGDDRVRGISGGQKKRVTTGEMLVGPMNALFMDEISNGLDSSTTFQIINSMRQYIHILKGTALVSLLQPAPETYELFDDIILLSDGKIVYQGPRENVLDFFEFMGFRCPERKGVADFLQEVTSQKDQQQYWMHGEKPYKFVTANEFVEGFQSFHVGKTLKDNLESPFDKSTSHPAALTTRKYGASTKELLKTLSSRELLLIKRNSFVYIFKIFQLTTVALIVMTIFFRTKMSRSTLNDGNIFIGALFFTCTMIMFNGMVEVSMTIYKIPVFYKHRNSLFYPSWLYALPLWIVRIPLSFIEVAVWVFLTYYVIGFDPYVGRFFRQYLILLLLSQMASSLFRCLGTVGRNMIVANTFGSFALVLLFAMGGVVLSRVDVKKWWIWVYWSSPMMYAQNAISVNEFRGNSWKNVVPYTNESLGVVVLKARGFLPEERMYWIGVGALLGFTILFNVCSMAALTFLNPFEESRVAKPEEIGSTDNVDDIQVNGHIDPITEAAGQERKRGMVLPFEPHSITFDEIVYSVDMPQEMKERGILEDRLVLLNSVSGAFKPGVLTALMGVSGAGKTTLMDVLAGRKTGGYIDGNITISGYPKKQETFARISGYCEQNDIHSPHVNVYESLLYSAWLRLPPEVNDDTRKMFIDEVMELMELTKLRDAQVGLPGINGLSTEQRKRLTIAVELVANPSIIFMDEPTSGLDARAAAIVMRTVRNTVDTGRTVVCTIHQPSIDIFEAFDELFLLKRGGEEIYVGPLGHNSTHLIQYFEGIQGVSKIKGGYNPATWMLEITGPAQEMTLGVDFAQVYKNSELYRRTKSMINELSSPQQGAKELYFSTQFSQHFHVQCMACLWKQYYSYWRNPTYTAVRFWFTLFIGLIFGSMFWDLGSKRSNEQDIFNAMGSLYTSVLFLGVQNAVAVQPVVATERTVFYREKAAGMYSAIPYAFAQVAIEFPYIFFQVIFYGVIVYAMIGFEWTTAKFFWFIFFMYFTLLYFTFYGMMAVAVSPNHHIAYIIAAAFIAIWNLFSGFIIPRPRIPIWWRWYAWACPVAWTLYGLVTSQFGDIKERMDSEITVEEFLRSYFGFRHDFLGVVAGMVVGFTVLFILTFAFSIKIFNFQRR; encoded by the exons ATGGACATAGCTGCCAACTTTTACAGAACAAGTTCCAGCTTCAGAGCAAGCAATGCTTCCAACCACATCCGACAACAAGACGATGAAGAGGAACTGAAATGGGCTGCGCTCGAAAAGCTTCCCACGTATGACCGTTTGAGGAAAGGCCTCATTTTGGGATCAAAAGGTGGTTCTGTGGAAGTTGATGTGGCAAATCTTGGGTTTCAAGAAAGaaaagatttgctcgatagGCTGCTAAATGCCGCTGAAGAAGAACATGAAAAGTTCTTGCTTAAGCTTAGGGATCGAATCGACAG AGTTGGAATTGAATTGCCAACAATAGAAGTCAGATTTGAGCATCTTAATATTGGTGCAAAAGTTTATACAGGAAGCAGGGCTTTGCCTACATTTCTTAACTCCACCCTCAACATGTTGGAG GGGATCTTGAGCTATCTACATGTACTGCAAACCAAGAAGAAACATATTACTATCCTTGAGGATATCAGTGGAATCATCAGACCTTGCAG AATGACGTTGCTTCTCGGCCCCCCGAGTTCAGGAAAAACGACGCTGCTATTGGCTTTGGCCGGAAAGCTCAACTCTAATTTGGAG TTTTCCGGGAGTATGACATATAATGGGCATGGAATGGATGAATTTATACCCCAAAAGACTGCTGCATACATAGGCCAACATGATGTCCATATTGGAGAAATGACTGTGAGAGAAACACTTGAATTCTCTGTAAGATGCCAAGGGATAGGATCTCGTTACG AGATGCTATCTGAATTATCGAGAAGAGAAAAAACCGCAAATATTAAGCCCGATCCAGATATAGATATCTTCATGAAG GCTGCTTCTTTGGAAGGACAAGAGGTGAACATTATACCGGATTATGTTCTTAAG GTTTTAGGACTTGAAGTTTGTGCAGATATAATGGTTGGAGATGATCGTGTACGGGGAATATCAGGAGGCCAAAAGAAACGTGTTACAACAG GTGAGATGCTGGTTGGACCAATGAATGCTCTTTTCATGGATGAGATTTCGAATGGTTTGGACAGTTCCACAACATTCCAGATCATAAATTCAATGAGACAATATATCCACATCCTCAAAGGAACTGCTCTTGTATCGCTGTTGCAGCCAGCCCCGGAAACATACGAACTgtttgatgatatcatattgtTGTCTGATGGCAAAATTGTTTATCAGGGCCCTCGTGAAAACGTGCTTGATTTTTTCGAATTCATGGGGTTTAGATGTCCAGAGAGGAAAGGAGTGGCAGATTTTCTTCAAGAA GTAACCTCACAGAAAGATCAACAGCAATATTGGATGCATGGAGAGAAACCTTACAAATTTGTTACTGCAAATGAATTTGTAGAGGGGTTTCAATCATTTCATGTTGGaaaaacattgaaagataatCTAGAGTCTCCATTTGATAAGAGCACAAGCCATCCCGCAGCATTAACAACCAGAAAATATGGTGCAAGTACCAAAGAATTATTGAAAACGTTGTCTTCAAGAGAGCTTTTGCTAATCAAGAGAAACTCTTTTGTCtacattttcaagattttccaa CTTACTACGGTAGCATTGATCGTCATGACTATCTTCTTTCGTACTAAGATGTCTCGAAGTACCTTAAATGATGGAAACATATTCATCGGCGCACTGTTCTTCACTTGCACAATGATTATGTTCAATGGCATGGTCGAGGTTTCTATGACCATTTACAAGATTCCGGTTTTTTACAAACACAGAAACTCTTTATTTTATCCATCATGGCTCTATGCTCTTCCATTGTGGATAGTCAGGATCCCTTTATCGTTTATTGAAGTCGCAGTCTGGGTTTTCTTGACTTACTATGTGATAGGATTTGATCCATATGTTGGGCG ATTTTTCAGACAATATTTGATACTCTTGCTTCTAAGCCAGATGGCATCTTCATTGTTCCGATGCTTAGGGACTGTGGGTAGAAATATGATTGTTGCAAACACGTTTGGATCATTTGCATTAGTCCTACTTTTTGCAATGGGTGGTGTTGTCTTGTCACGAG TTGATGTGAAAAAATGGTGGATTTGGGTTTATTGGTCTTCTCCAATGATGTATGCTCAGAATGCCATTTCCGTAAATGAATTTAGAGGGAACAGCTGGAAAAAT GTTGTTCCATACACAAATGAATCATTAGGAGTCGTGGTTCTAAAAGCTCGAGGTTTTTTACCAGAAGAACGCATGTATTGGATAGGAGTAGGGGCGTTATTAGGTTTCACGATATTATTCAATGTTTGTTCTATGGCAGCTCTCACTTTTCTAAATC CTTTTGAAGAGTCTCGTGTTGCTAAACCAGAAGAAATTGGAAGTACAgataatgttgatgatatccaAGTGAATGGTCATATCGATCCCATCACTGAAGCCGCCGGGCAGGAAAGAAAACGAGGAATGGTTCTTCCATTTGAACCACATTCCATCACCTTTGATGAGATCGTGTACTCAGTAGACATGCCGCAG GAAATGAAAGAGAGGGGTATTCTTGAGGATAGACTGGTACTTCTGAATAGCGTGAGTGGAGCATTTAAGCCCGGCGTTCTTACAGCTTTGATGGGAGTTAGTGGTGCTGGTAAAACGACTCTTATGGATGTGTTGGCTGGTCGGAAAACAGGAGGTTATATTGATGGGAATATTACAATTTCGGGATATCCCAAGAAGCAAGAAACATTTGCTCGAATTTCAGGATACTGCGAGCAGAATGATATTCATTCTCCCCATGTCAATGTATATGAATCTTTGCTTTACTCCGCTTGGCTACGGTTACCTCCAGAAGTCAATGATGATACCAGAAAG ATGTTCATTGACGAAGTCATGGAGCTCATGGAACTCACAAAGTTGAGAGATGCACAGGTTGGATTACCCGGGATCAATGGTCTGTCAACTGAGCAACGAAAGAGGCTGACAATTGCTGTGGAGCTGGTGGCAAACCCATCTATAATATTCATGGATGAACCAACTTCAGGGCTTGATGCAAGAGCTGCTGCAATCGTTATGAGAACAGTCAGGAACACTGTCGACACAGGAAGAACAGTTGTGTGCACTATCCACCAGCCCAGCATTGACATATTTGAAGCTTTTGATGAg CTATTTCTACTAAAACGAGGAGGAGAAGAGATATATGTAGGGCCTTTGGGACATAATTCGACACATCTGATCCAATACTTTGAG GGAATTCAAGGTGTGAGCAAAATCAAGGGCGGTTATAATCCAGCGACATGGATGCTAGAAATCACTGGTCCTGCGCAGGAGATGACCTTAGGCGTCGATTTTGCTCAAGTGTATAAAAATTCAGAATTATACAG GAGGACCAAATCTATGATCAACGAGCTAAGTTCACCACAACAAGGTGCGAAAGAGCTATATTTCTCTACTCAATTCTCACAACATTTCCATGTTCAATGCATGGCCTGCCTGTGGAAACAATACTACTCGTACTGGCGAAATCCAACTTATACTGCTGTGAGATTCTGGTTCACATTGTTTATCGGACTGATCTTTGGAAGCATGTTCTGGGATCTTGGCTCTAAGAG GAGTAATGAACAAGACATATTCAATGCCATGGGTTCTTTGTACACATCAGTCCTATTCCTAGGAGTCCAAAATGCGGTTGCTGTGCAGCCAGTAGTCGCTACCGAAAGAACGGTCTTTTACAGAGAAAAAGCAGCAGGAATGTATTCAGCCATTCCATATGCGTTCGCACAA GTTGCCATCGAATTTCCATACATATTCTTCCAAGTTATATTCTATGGCGTTATAGTCTATGCAATGATAGGATTCGAGTGGACAACAGCTAAATTCTTCTGGTTCATATTCTTCATGTACTTCACATTGTTGTATTTCACATTCTATGGAATGATGGCCGTTGCAGTGTCGCCTAATCACCATATTGCGTATATAATTGCTGCGGCCTTTATAGCCATATGGAACCTGTTCTCTGGGTTCATAATACCACGCCCT AGGATACCTATATGGTGGAGATGGTATGCTTGGGCATGCCCGGTTGCATGGACGTTGTACGGTTTAGTAACATCTCAGTTCGGAGATATTAAAGAGAGAATGGACTCAGAGATTACAGTTGAAGAATTTTTGAGAAGTTACTTTGGTTTCAGACATGATTTTCTAGGAGTTGTTGCTGGCATGGTTGTCGGATTCACAGTTCTTTTCATCCTCACATTTGCATTCTCTATCAAGATATTCAATTTCCAAAGGAGATGA